The window CATGAAATTTGAAATTAGATTGAATTTGGAAACGATATTTTTGTTTGATTATTAAAACAGTCTAAAATTCTAAGGCAACCTAGACGGGGTGTTTTTTTGCCTGTTACAACCTTTAAGTACTTTGCAAATAGATTTTGATTTAGATTTTTGTTTGATTATTAAAACAATATAAAATTCTAACTTTCTCTTAGTTCCAAAAAAAATCGAATATTTTTCTTCGGATTTAAATgccaaaatacataaaataaaaaagCATCATAAGTATCAAAAACAACGAACAAAGGAAGTATGAGGCAAAATGAATACGCTATTCCAAACAAGTTTTTCAAATATGAAGCTTTTTCAAAAAGATGAATACCTTTTTCGTAAAAGAAAATTATTATTACTGGAAATTACTTTTGAAATTGTTAAAGTGGCCAAAgctaaaatataaaaatagaGGGTTTATGAAATAATAACTTTTAGTTTAAtcttaattgttttcaaaatactggtgttatacatatataatactttaCAATAAAAAGATAAGGTTGCAAAACGAAACAAAACAATTCATAATAATTTAAATAGACCATAACATGCTTATTGGCACTTAACAATCATCTACAACAAGattttcatgaaaaaaaaaaagctttCACAAAGAATTGAAACAAAAGGAAAAAAACAAGATAATGAAATTAATATTCAAAGAAACACTTAACAGCCATCGTCGCGGGTACTTTGTTGGATCACCTTTGTAGGTGCCATTGGAAACTTGCTTCTGGAATTCGTTGTGTTTTATGACAATCTTTTCCTATAAACACACAAACCCTTCTTCACACACAACAATCGTGCATTTATAGAGATGGTGATCAGGAGCTCCATCCTCGTAGCTGCCGTAGTACTGGCACTAGGGTTACTATCCGCCGGAGCTGGGCTTGCCGCCGAGCTAACCAGGGTTAAGGTACATAAGTTAATAGGCAGGAAATCTATATATAAATGGACACTTATAATTACGTAGTTAATCGTTTCTTCTTCGTGAAAACCACAGGCTTCTCAAATCCGCATTGTGGGTAACGAATGCATACACCCAAGTAGTCCAGCCATGGGCCTCGCAATAACAGCTGCTGCGGCTCTTTTTCTTCTTCGTATCGTAGTTAGAGTAGCTACAGGGCCTGGTTATGCATGTTGTCGGACTCACCCTAACATACCCAAACTCATACGATACTGCATCATTTTAGCTTGGTATATAATTAATTGTTTTCATCTTATAAAATCCGTTTGTTTTCTTGTAGTTTAATCAATAAAAGCGTTTAGactttaatatgtatatatatacaggCTCCTGTCGTTTGTAGCAGTGGGTCAGTTTATTGCGGGAGCGAAGCTTTGTAGTCGAAGGGATTTGCATGTAAATGAAGAAGGTTATTATGAATGTTACTTCTTAAAACCTGGAATGTTGTCAACTGCTGCATTCGAGGCTCTTGTGAGTTTGTGCCTGACGCTTTTCTATTATCTTGTGATCGTTTCAACTCAAAATATACCGAAGAAACAATCAGCATCGGAGGTAGAAGCACCATCGGTTGCAAATGATCCACAGATACCACCAGTTCCTCCGAGTATGCAGTGATCGATCGATCGAGGGTCTAATGAGTTTAATTAAGAGCATCTCCATGTAGGCACTTATTTATGTATGTAGGcatgtatgtattatatatatgtatctaTATATGTATGAATGTATGTGAAGGAGTTTGACTGCCATCATCGTCATTGTAGTTGCTGTTGCTGGATTTGGAGCGTTGCATTACTTAATGTTTAATTAGGTGCCCCTCACCTTTGGGTATACACGCCAGAGGCTAATTTAAAGTTCGTATGTATTTATAATTTCAATTTGGTTCTTTCCTTTTGTCGATAAAGAACCTCTTTGTTAGTGCCAAATGCAATATGACTTAACTACAATGAATAAGCTAAGAACAAACCTGTAGATGGGGCTATAACACCATTCGGACTAAATGCAACAACCTATTTTGCGTTTATTTTTGACATAAAGAAAAGGAATTGCATATCTTTTGTCAACAAACTTCGGAATCGATTATACGTTACACCTAAACAGAAACTCGTTCAGAGATTGCCACATAAACTAGCCTCATGAATTTTCCGATTCCCCATGTCTTGACCATTTGACTTAATTGGCAACCAAATTTGACTTAGTGTGCGTTTTGCGTTTTCTTTCGTGTTAAACTTATTTCACATGTAGATGCTCTCATGGGAGTAATTAAAAGTTACTTTTGGTTCAACATTTACATCCATTATACCCCTAAAATTTTCCCCTTATGGGAATCGATCCATATAAACCTTGTTAAAGTGTTGATGTAGTTGAGCATCCAGTAATGTACATGCAACCCATAAAAAAATTATGCTTTCATGGTGTGGATGGATTTCACTAAATTGGAGTCTAAAGTTAAATGTGGTTCAAAGTTCGTTCTCCTGGTGGTTTAGCTGCTGTTAATTTGCTTGTTTGCTCTTCATGGGTCATGTCTTATAGAGTTTAATGCAATTAGTACCTTTGGAGAATCTTGCAGATTTCTGCTATCCCAAAGACTATCTCTGTTCACGTGTTTTAGCAAGACTGAAGATTTGCAGATTTCTATCGCTGAAGTCAAAGAGATGTCTAAATATATCTTTTATTACATGTTGCGATTTTGTTTTCAATGCTTTGCCTCGATTAGTCGATTGTCATGTAAAAGTCCCAGAACTTGGCTATATAGTTAGTCTTGAGGTGCTAAGTGTTGGTGTTGTATCTGCTTTTTTTTGTTCTTACTCTCGTACCTTCCTAGCTCCTGCTGGAATCTGGATCTTTTTTCCTTTTGTAAAATTGCCGCCTGTTAAAAAAAGTTGGAAATAAAATAATCATCGTCCTTTTATGTTAATTTTGCGtgttgtttttgttacacgcttggtccctatggtttgtttttgttacgtgtttggtccatatcttacctaaaaaactattatttaaatagacaaaaaatgaaacgacccaaaaatacgacccgaaaatttcatttttaatataaccaaaaatcataaatatgagaatcatataataaaaccatacactatgtatctcaaaccatactgaaatactgtgagaaaactgagtcacaactgtatcaaaacatatctaagaaaactgtatcaactcccaggacaaaaactgaagctgtggtgtgtgcgatgccatcatcccgagctcttccctttacttgcggaagtacctgaaaccaaaactgaaactgtaagcacgaaacttagtgagctcccccaaactaccacataccatgcaataacatataaagcacatactggggccttgccccctccatcgaaccgaagttcgacgctgactgactgggaccttgtcccctacatcggaccgaagtccgaagctgactggctgggaccttgtcccctatatcggaccgaagtccgaagctgactggctgggaccttgtcccctacatcggaccaaagtccgaagctgactggctgggaccttgtcccctacatcggaccgaagtccgaagctgactgactgggaccttgtcccctacatcggaccgaagtccgaagctgactgggaccccgtcccctacatcggaccgaagtccgaagctgactaactgaacacagattaacataacatatcaactagcataaacacataaatcctgtctggtccacggaggcgtcaaacatactaactactgcattggaacGAAGTCGAGAAACTAcgactaactgaacgggccggcattgtggccttagacccgttcctactggaaggaaactcaccttgtgaactggctgctgtgtgtatggctctggaaactgtctgctgctgctccggtatctccccggctacaattccataaacacactcaatcaaacactaatcactgcattggggtaaaatgactcttttacccctggtcaaagtcaactctcccggtcaaagtcaacctacagttgacctgactcgccgagttgggctgccaactcgccgagtccctattctcacttctcaaccctacttgctgctactcgtcgagtatggcatcaactcgacgagttccctttcaaatctaaaactcaggcaatctgcatccgactcgccgagtcgtatgaacaact of the Lactuca sativa cultivar Salinas chromosome 6, Lsat_Salinas_v11, whole genome shotgun sequence genome contains:
- the LOC111887652 gene encoding uncharacterized protein LOC111887652, which gives rise to MVIRSSILVAAVVLALGLLSAGAGLAAELTRVKASQIRIVGNECIHPSSPAMGLAITAAAALFLLRIVVRVATGPGYACCRTHPNIPKLIRYCIILAWLLSFVAVGQFIAGAKLCSRRDLHVNEEGYYECYFLKPGMLSTAAFEALVSLCLTLFYYLVIVSTQNIPKKQSASEVEAPSVANDPQIPPVPPSMQ